Within Streptomyces albofaciens JCM 4342, the genomic segment ACGCCGAGGCGACGACCCTCCAGCGCCAGGGCGAGCTGGGCCTGTGGGCCTCGCTGCTGGGCCAGGAGGCCGCTCAGATCGGCTCCGGGCGCGCGCTGCGCGACGACGACTACGTCTTCCCGACCTACCGGGAGCACGGGGTCGCCTGGTGCCGCGGCGTGGACCCGACCAACCTGCTGGGCATGTTCCGCGGTGTGAACAACGGCGGCTGGGACCCCAACAGCAACAACTTCCACCTGTACACGATCGTCATCGGCTCGCAGACGCTGCACGCGACCGGCTACGCGATGGGCGTCCAGAAGGACGGCGCCGACTCGGCGGTCATCGCGTACTTCGGCGACGGCGCGTCCAGCCAGGGCGACGTGGCCGAGTCCTTCACCTTCTCCGCGGTCTACAACGCCCCCGTGGTGTTCTTCTGCCAGAACAACCAGTGGGCGATCTCCGAGCCGACCGAGAAGCAGACCCGCGTCCCGCTCTACCAGCGGGCCCGCGGCTACGGCTTCCCGGGCGTCCGGGTCGACGGCAACGACGTGCTGGCCTGCCTGGCGGTGACCAAGGCCGCCCTGGAGCGGGCCCGCTCGGGCGAGGGTCCGACGCTGGTCGAGGCGTTCACGTACCGGATGGGCGCCCACACCACCTCCGACGACCCGACGCGCTACCGCCGCGACGAGGAGCGCGAGGCGTGGGAGGCCAAGGACCCGATCCTGCGGCTGCGCACTTACCTGCTGAACGAGGGCTTCGCCGACCAGGCCTACTTCGACTCCATCGAGGAGGAGAGCGAAGCGCTGGGCAAGCGGGTGCGTGAGGTGGTCCGGGCGATGCCGGACCCCGACAACATGGCGATCTTTGAGAACATCTACGCCGACGGGCATGCGCTCGTGGACGAGGAACGCGCACAATTCGCCGCGTACCAGGCGTCGTTCGTGGACGCGGAGGAGAACTGACCATGGCCGTCTTCGAGAAGATCACACTGTCCAAGGCGATCAACGAGTCGCTGCGCGCCTCCATGGAGGCCGACCCCAAGGTCCTGGTCATGGGCGAGGACGTCGGCAAGCTCGGCGGCGTCTTCCGCGTCACCGACGGCCTCCAGAAGGACTTCGGTGAGGAGCGGGTCATCGACACCCCGCTCGCCGAGTCCGGCATCGTCGGCACCGCCATCGGCATGGCCCTGCGCGGCTACCGGCCCGTCGTGGAGATCCAGTTCGACGGTTTCGTCTTCCCCGCGTACGACCAGATCGTCACCCAGCTCGCCAAGATGCACGCCCGCGCCCTCGGCAAGGTCAAGGTCCCGGTCGTCATCCGTATCCCGTACGGCGGCGGCATCGGCGCGGTCGAGCACCACTCCGAGTCCCCGGAAGCGCTCTTCGCGCACGTCGCGGGCCTGAAGTGCGTCTCCCCCTCCAACGCCTCCGACGCGTACTGGATGATGCGCCAGGCCATCGAGAGCGACGACCCGGTCATCTACTTCGAGCCCAAGCGCCGCTACCACGACAAGGGCCGCCTGGACACCGAGGCGATCCCCGACCCGCTGCACAAGGCGCGGGTGGCGCAGCCCGGTACGGACCTGACGCTCGCCGCGTACGGCCCGATGGTCAAGGTCTGTCTGGACGCGGCCAAGGTCGCGGCCGAGGAGGGCAAGTCGGTCGAGGTCCTGGACCTGCGCACGATCTCGCCCATCGACTTCGACGCGATCCAGTCCTCGGTCGAGCGGACCCGTCGCCTGGTGATCGTCCACGAGGCACCGGTCTTCCTCGGTACGGGCTCGGAGATCGCCGCCCGCATCACGGAGCGGTGCTTCTACCACCTGGAGGCCCCGGTGCTGCGGGTCGGCGGTTTCCACGCGCCGTACCCGCCGTCCAGGCTGGAGGACGAATACCTGCCGGGTCTCGACCGGGTGCTCGACGCGGTCGACCGCGCGCTGGCGTACTGAAGGGCTTGAGGAGTAGTGACCATGACTGCAACCGAGCAGCGCTTCCGCGAGTTCAAGATGCCCGACGTGGGCGAGGGACTCACCGAGGCCGAAATCCTCA encodes:
- a CDS encoding alpha-ketoacid dehydrogenase subunit beta, producing the protein MAVFEKITLSKAINESLRASMEADPKVLVMGEDVGKLGGVFRVTDGLQKDFGEERVIDTPLAESGIVGTAIGMALRGYRPVVEIQFDGFVFPAYDQIVTQLAKMHARALGKVKVPVVIRIPYGGGIGAVEHHSESPEALFAHVAGLKCVSPSNASDAYWMMRQAIESDDPVIYFEPKRRYHDKGRLDTEAIPDPLHKARVAQPGTDLTLAAYGPMVKVCLDAAKVAAEEGKSVEVLDLRTISPIDFDAIQSSVERTRRLVIVHEAPVFLGTGSEIAARITERCFYHLEAPVLRVGGFHAPYPPSRLEDEYLPGLDRVLDAVDRALAY
- the pdhA gene encoding pyruvate dehydrogenase (acetyl-transferring) E1 component subunit alpha; protein product: MTVESTAARKTTRGGGKRATAKKAAPAKKKAAAAAPAEAEQDQLVQLLTPEGERVEHPEYSIDLSADELRGLYRDMVLTRRFDAEATTLQRQGELGLWASLLGQEAAQIGSGRALRDDDYVFPTYREHGVAWCRGVDPTNLLGMFRGVNNGGWDPNSNNFHLYTIVIGSQTLHATGYAMGVQKDGADSAVIAYFGDGASSQGDVAESFTFSAVYNAPVVFFCQNNQWAISEPTEKQTRVPLYQRARGYGFPGVRVDGNDVLACLAVTKAALERARSGEGPTLVEAFTYRMGAHTTSDDPTRYRRDEEREAWEAKDPILRLRTYLLNEGFADQAYFDSIEEESEALGKRVREVVRAMPDPDNMAIFENIYADGHALVDEERAQFAAYQASFVDAEEN